The proteins below come from a single uncultured Carboxylicivirga sp. genomic window:
- a CDS encoding MFS transporter: protein MTKAQRSVLLVTVLTSFMGPFLISSVNVALPIIEKQLHLNAISLSWIITSFLLSSGIFLLPAGRWADFIGHKKVFKVGTVFFLIFTLLCSFATNGLILILLRFLQGIGASLLMATGPAILVREFPINRRGSVLGITVAAVYIGLAIGPSAGGFITFYLGWQAIFLISSIIGLLVMFVAVTYLGKDEFKTNTSALDYKGAIMYAIALSAMVYGSSVIKMLIGQFILLGGCLLMIMFVWQQRNSTIAFFPVKEFRINRLFAYSNFAALINYSATFAIVFLLSLYLQKALHFNPRTAGSILIAQPIVMAILSPFFGKLSDKYEPGYLASVGMLICGIGLGLFTSLDTNTSVYFIVADLAFIGLGFALFSSPNMNTIMSSVNKEKAGMASGISATMRVLGQILSMTIATALFSVLFNKNSIESIDINTFLKGIKVSFLIFSLLCLSGIYFSFNRGKLH, encoded by the coding sequence ATGACAAAAGCTCAAAGATCGGTTTTGTTGGTTACTGTTCTTACTTCTTTTATGGGACCTTTTTTGATCTCTTCGGTTAATGTTGCCTTACCCATCATCGAAAAACAACTACATCTCAATGCTATTTCTTTGAGCTGGATTATTACCTCATTTCTCTTATCATCAGGTATTTTTCTTTTGCCAGCAGGTAGATGGGCTGATTTCATTGGTCATAAAAAAGTTTTTAAAGTAGGAACTGTTTTTTTTCTGATATTCACCCTCCTATGTTCATTTGCTACTAATGGTTTAATCTTAATATTGTTGCGATTTCTTCAAGGTATAGGAGCATCTCTATTGATGGCAACAGGTCCTGCTATTTTGGTTCGTGAATTTCCAATCAACAGAAGAGGATCAGTACTTGGAATAACGGTCGCAGCCGTGTACATAGGATTAGCTATTGGCCCTAGTGCCGGTGGTTTTATAACCTTTTACTTGGGTTGGCAAGCCATATTCTTGATATCATCCATTATCGGGCTTTTAGTGATGTTTGTAGCTGTAACATATTTAGGAAAAGATGAGTTTAAAACCAACACCTCGGCTTTAGATTACAAAGGAGCCATTATGTATGCCATTGCTCTATCTGCAATGGTTTATGGTTCATCTGTAATAAAAATGCTTATTGGGCAATTCATTTTGTTAGGTGGATGCTTATTAATGATTATGTTTGTTTGGCAACAAAGGAACTCAACCATTGCATTTTTTCCCGTAAAAGAGTTTAGGATCAACCGTTTATTTGCTTATTCAAATTTTGCGGCCTTAATCAATTATAGTGCTACTTTTGCAATTGTGTTCTTACTAAGTCTTTATCTTCAAAAAGCACTTCATTTTAATCCTCGCACAGCCGGTAGTATACTAATAGCTCAACCCATTGTAATGGCAATTTTATCACCTTTTTTTGGTAAACTGTCTGACAAATATGAACCTGGCTATCTGGCTTCAGTGGGCATGCTGATTTGTGGAATTGGTCTTGGTTTATTTACCTCCCTCGATACCAATACTTCTGTTTATTTCATTGTCGCTGATCTGGCTTTTATTGGATTAGGATTTGCACTCTTTTCTTCTCCAAATATGAATACAATAATGAGTTCGGTAAATAAAGAAAAGGCAGGTATGGCAAGTGGTATTTCGGCCACAATGCGTGTTTTAGGTCAAATATTAAGTATGACAATTGCTACTGCCTTATTTTCGGTACTCTTCAACAAAAACTCAATAGAAAGTATTGATATTAATACCTTTTTAAAAGGGATCAAAGTTTCCTTTTTGATCTTTTCATTGTTATGCTTAAGCGGTATATACTTTTCATTTAACAGAGGTAAACTACATTAA
- the ahpF gene encoding alkyl hydroperoxide reductase subunit F, with the protein MLEQALKDQVRTLFANLTNKYKFAITVAEDHKSKNELISLLEDVASCSDKVTSEVNTGTGLSFTILKNSEPTNIEFKAVPTGHEFTTLLLAVLNQDGIGKNLPDETLSARIKSIDQKLELKSYISLTCTNCPDVVQALNIMAFNNPNITHTIIDGSINQQEVDDLGIQAVPTVYANGKQLHVGRSSMIELLSKIENQLGTEYKPTSDVKKEYDVVVVGGGPAGASAAIYSARKGSKVAIVAEKIGGQVTETVGIENMISVPKTTGSELAGNIMQHINDYPIDILENRLIEKIELINGVKTLTTSLGESLISPAVIIATGASWRKLGVPGESEYIGSGVAFCTHCDGPFYKDKKVVVVGGGNSGLEAAIDLSSIAKEVTVLEFMDNLKGDQVLQTKLADIPNINIITNAQTLSIDGDGQKVKAIRYKNRVSEKEESITTDGVFVQIGLVANSKSFADVVETNRIGEIEIDAHCRTKQPGIYAAGDVSVVPYKQIVIAMGEGSKAALSAFEDNIKGKLLAN; encoded by the coding sequence ATGTTAGAACAAGCATTGAAAGATCAGGTACGCACACTTTTTGCTAACCTGACAAATAAATATAAATTCGCCATTACTGTGGCCGAAGATCATAAAAGTAAAAATGAACTAATTTCTTTACTTGAAGATGTTGCATCATGTTCAGATAAAGTAACATCAGAAGTTAACACCGGTACCGGACTCTCATTTACTATCTTAAAAAATAGTGAACCAACTAATATAGAATTTAAGGCTGTTCCTACAGGGCATGAATTTACAACTCTATTATTAGCCGTTTTAAACCAAGATGGAATTGGAAAAAACTTACCTGACGAAACGCTCTCTGCACGAATAAAAAGCATTGATCAAAAGCTGGAACTAAAAAGTTACATTTCCTTAACCTGCACCAACTGTCCAGATGTTGTTCAGGCTTTAAATATTATGGCTTTTAATAATCCCAATATCACACATACAATTATTGATGGTTCAATCAATCAACAAGAAGTCGATGATCTAGGAATTCAGGCCGTACCTACAGTTTATGCCAATGGAAAACAACTTCATGTTGGACGATCATCGATGATTGAATTATTATCAAAAATTGAAAATCAATTAGGGACCGAATACAAACCAACTTCTGATGTTAAAAAAGAGTATGATGTAGTTGTAGTCGGTGGCGGACCAGCCGGTGCTTCAGCAGCAATTTATTCGGCTCGTAAGGGTTCGAAAGTAGCTATTGTAGCTGAAAAAATTGGTGGTCAGGTTACGGAGACGGTAGGTATTGAAAATATGATATCTGTACCTAAAACAACGGGAAGTGAATTGGCAGGCAATATCATGCAGCATATAAACGATTACCCTATAGATATACTAGAAAATCGTTTGATTGAAAAAATTGAACTCATTAACGGGGTAAAAACACTAACCACCTCATTGGGAGAATCATTGATTAGTCCAGCTGTAATCATTGCTACCGGAGCTAGTTGGCGTAAGTTGGGTGTACCTGGAGAAAGCGAATACATTGGATCTGGTGTTGCTTTTTGCACACACTGCGACGGCCCCTTCTATAAAGATAAAAAAGTAGTAGTTGTAGGAGGTGGAAACTCTGGTTTGGAAGCCGCCATTGATCTTTCATCGATAGCCAAAGAGGTAACTGTTCTCGAATTTATGGATAATTTAAAAGGAGATCAGGTACTTCAAACGAAACTTGCTGATATTCCTAATATCAACATCATTACCAACGCTCAAACACTCTCTATTGATGGTGATGGACAAAAAGTTAAGGCTATAAGATACAAAAACAGAGTTTCCGAAAAAGAAGAATCGATTACTACCGATGGTGTTTTTGTTCAAATTGGATTAGTTGCCAATAGTAAGTCGTTTGCCGACGTGGTAGAAACTAATCGAATAGGAGAAATAGAAATTGATGCTCATTGCCGAACCAAGCAACCCGGTATTTATGCCGCAGGAGATGTTTCTGTGGTTCCTTACAAACAAATTGTTATTGCCATGGGCGAAGGATCAAAAGCTGCCTTATCAGCCTTTGAAGATAATATTAAAGGAAAACTACTGGCCAATTAA
- the ahpC gene encoding alkyl hydroperoxide reductase subunit C has protein sequence MSQIGKEIVDFEVKAYANDDFKTVKKEDVLGKWSIFFFYPADFTFVCPTELEDLANKYDEFKATGAEIYSVSTDTHFVHKAWHDTSDTIKKIKYPMLADPTGVLSRGFDVMIEEAGLAERGTFIVNPQGEIVAYEVVAGNVGRNADELLRRLKALQFVAEHPAEVCPAKWEQGAKTLEPSIDLVGKI, from the coding sequence ATGTCACAAATAGGAAAAGAAATTGTAGATTTTGAAGTTAAAGCATACGCTAACGATGATTTTAAAACAGTTAAAAAAGAGGATGTATTAGGTAAATGGTCAATCTTCTTCTTTTATCCAGCCGATTTTACATTTGTTTGCCCAACTGAATTGGAAGATTTAGCAAATAAATATGATGAATTTAAGGCAACAGGTGCAGAAATATACTCTGTGTCAACTGACACACATTTTGTACACAAAGCATGGCATGATACTTCTGATACAATCAAAAAAATTAAATACCCAATGTTAGCAGACCCAACCGGAGTACTGTCTCGTGGATTTGATGTAATGATTGAAGAAGCTGGTTTAGCAGAGCGTGGTACTTTTATAGTTAACCCACAAGGCGAAATTGTTGCATACGAAGTTGTTGCAGGTAATGTAGGTCGTAATGCAGATGAGCTGTTACGTCGTTTAAAAGCACTTCAGTTTGTTGCTGAACACCCTGCCGAAGTTTGTCCTGCTAAATGGGAACAAGGAGCTAAAACCTTAGAACCAAGCATTGACCTTGTAGGTAAAATCTAG
- a CDS encoding triple tyrosine motif-containing protein, with translation MITGRLYFKIYIHLIITLLFSNQALTMAQRIRSFTKNDYLASSQNWAVTSDDNGYHYFCNSTGLLEFDGVTWTSYPSPNNSILRAVAVDHDNIIYTGGYRELGYWKRNSLNRLEYHSLTSKIEKYFTNNEEFWSIYSTNNGIVFHSFSKLYIYRNSKFTILKPGGFINFATKINDDVFVAISKKGIYKLNKNKLQPFIEDPFFESKLIRFIALSSQPETYYIGTESNGLYTYNEKSGNIKPVSKELQSIFIKNQINKGIINNEGHAVIGTILNGVIAFNKDGKIVFHYNKENGLQSNTVLGMDMDNNHNIWLALDNGIEFIPSSFDGKKRFFHSEELGAVYTASLYHNTLFIGTNQGLYSTTWNNQNDKFTLLDKTQGQIWDTEVIDNKLFVGHNTGTFVIDDNHFEPISNFSGAYSITRHPQNPNVLLQGTYNDLIVYKRINNRWKFSNTIKGFNNLTRYVEFDHLGNLWASHVYRGIYKLRLNDELDSVISIKHYEKIDIIDKNIGDSKAFKVEGRIVLTSGKIMYTYDDLNDTIIPYRELNSHLDEYKSSHKIIHASKHQYWFINKDGMACFDIRPDTIQKLKEYPNAVFQNHLIPTYENVIQLNDSNVFVCMDNGYALLNPLNKHEGDEINHFIPILRQAKSDDGKKELIDLDISKTSYSLPNRLNNLMVRYSFPLINGDPIQFQYKIDGLTEDWSSLYDKPEFMITRIPPGEYTLNVRAINSWKKYSQIHDLKITIHKPWYQSGIAIFIYFIVLSFLLAISRRITTQKIKLKEKRTREEKEKELIKLRNDKLRAELSHKSQQLASSAMGVMKKNEFLMSLKAKIKRQKEALGTRYPDKYYTDLVKKIDDNISGQDDWQLFEANFEQAHETFLKTLKSNYPDLTPGDLRLCAYLRINLTSKDIAPLLGISVRGVENHRYRLRKKLNLEGDHNLVDFLIGI, from the coding sequence ATGATTACAGGGAGATTGTATTTTAAAATATACATTCACTTGATTATTACATTACTTTTTAGTAATCAAGCTTTAACAATGGCTCAACGCATTAGAAGTTTTACTAAAAACGATTATCTAGCTTCGAGTCAAAATTGGGCTGTAACATCAGATGATAATGGCTACCATTATTTTTGTAACAGTACTGGTTTACTTGAATTTGATGGGGTAACCTGGACCTCATACCCTTCGCCCAACAACTCTATATTAAGAGCTGTAGCTGTTGATCACGATAATATTATATATACAGGAGGTTATCGCGAACTTGGATACTGGAAACGAAATTCTTTAAATAGGCTGGAGTATCATTCTCTTACTTCAAAAATTGAGAAATACTTTACTAATAATGAAGAGTTTTGGAGTATATATTCTACAAATAATGGCATTGTCTTTCACTCATTTTCTAAACTATATATTTATCGCAATAGTAAATTTACCATTCTTAAACCGGGAGGGTTCATCAATTTTGCTACCAAAATTAACGATGACGTTTTTGTAGCTATATCAAAGAAAGGTATTTACAAACTAAACAAAAACAAATTACAACCTTTTATTGAAGATCCATTCTTCGAATCAAAACTAATACGCTTTATAGCATTAAGTTCACAACCAGAAACTTATTACATTGGAACTGAATCAAATGGTCTGTACACTTATAATGAAAAATCAGGAAATATTAAACCTGTTTCAAAAGAATTACAATCCATTTTTATTAAAAATCAAATCAACAAAGGAATTATCAATAATGAAGGTCATGCTGTTATTGGAACCATTTTAAATGGTGTTATTGCATTTAATAAAGATGGTAAAATTGTGTTTCATTATAATAAGGAAAATGGACTACAGAGCAATACTGTATTAGGAATGGATATGGATAACAACCATAATATATGGTTGGCCCTGGATAACGGAATTGAATTTATTCCTTCATCTTTTGATGGTAAAAAACGTTTTTTTCATTCCGAAGAGCTTGGTGCTGTTTATACAGCATCGCTATATCACAACACTCTGTTTATTGGCACCAATCAAGGATTGTACTCAACAACATGGAATAATCAGAATGATAAATTTACCCTTTTAGACAAAACTCAGGGGCAAATTTGGGATACAGAAGTAATAGATAATAAACTTTTTGTGGGTCATAACACCGGAACTTTTGTGATTGATGACAATCACTTTGAACCCATTTCCAATTTTTCTGGTGCATATTCTATAACTCGTCATCCTCAGAATCCAAATGTATTACTACAAGGTACCTACAACGACTTAATTGTATATAAAAGAATAAATAATCGATGGAAATTCTCAAATACCATTAAAGGTTTTAACAATCTTACCCGATATGTTGAATTTGATCATCTTGGTAATTTATGGGCAAGTCATGTATACAGAGGAATATATAAGCTAAGACTGAATGACGAACTAGACAGTGTTATTTCAATTAAACACTATGAAAAAATTGATATAATTGATAAAAACATTGGAGATTCGAAAGCTTTTAAAGTTGAAGGAAGAATTGTACTTACCTCGGGTAAAATAATGTATACTTATGATGATTTAAACGATACTATTATCCCCTACCGTGAGTTAAACTCACATCTTGATGAATACAAATCTTCTCATAAGATTATCCATGCATCTAAACATCAATATTGGTTTATTAATAAAGATGGGATGGCCTGTTTTGATATAAGACCAGATACTATTCAAAAGTTGAAAGAATATCCCAATGCCGTTTTCCAGAATCATTTAATTCCAACCTATGAAAATGTAATTCAATTAAATGATTCCAACGTATTTGTTTGTATGGATAATGGATATGCGTTGCTTAATCCCTTAAACAAACATGAAGGTGATGAAATTAACCATTTTATACCTATACTTCGCCAGGCAAAATCTGATGATGGAAAAAAAGAACTTATCGATTTAGATATTTCAAAAACCAGTTATTCACTTCCCAATAGATTGAATAATTTGATGGTACGGTATTCATTTCCATTGATAAATGGCGATCCTATTCAGTTCCAGTATAAAATTGATGGCTTAACCGAAGATTGGTCTTCATTATATGATAAACCAGAATTTATGATTACTCGTATTCCTCCCGGAGAATACACATTAAACGTTAGAGCTATTAATAGTTGGAAAAAGTACTCTCAAATACATGATCTGAAAATTACCATCCACAAGCCATGGTATCAATCAGGTATAGCCATATTCATTTATTTTATAGTTCTATCTTTTCTACTGGCCATTTCAAGACGAATTACCACACAAAAAATTAAACTTAAAGAAAAACGTACAAGGGAGGAAAAAGAAAAAGAACTCATCAAACTAAGAAATGATAAACTTCGCGCCGAATTATCACATAAGAGTCAACAATTGGCAAGTTCGGCTATGGGAGTAATGAAAAAGAATGAGTTTTTAATGTCGCTAAAAGCAAAAATAAAACGACAAAAAGAAGCTTTAGGCACTCGATATCCTGATAAATACTACACTGATTTAGTAAAAAAGATTGATGATAATATATCTGGGCAAGATGATTGGCAATTATTTGAAGCAAATTTTGAGCAAGCTCATGAAACTTTTCTAAAGACGCTTAAATCCAATTATCCAGATTTAACTCCAGGGGATTTGCGTCTTTGTGCCTACTTAAGAATTAATTTAACTTCGAAAGATATTGCCCCATTATTAGGCATTTCAGTCAGAGGCGTTGAGAATCACAGGTATCGATTACGTAAAAAACTTAATTTAGAAGGAGATCATAACCTGGTTGATTTCTTAATTGGGATTTAA